Proteins encoded together in one Triticum dicoccoides isolate Atlit2015 ecotype Zavitan chromosome 7B, WEW_v2.0, whole genome shotgun sequence window:
- the LOC119341935 gene encoding putative FBD-associated F-box protein At5g56390: MEKMPEERRPKLSGAADAGGGEDRLGKLHDDILIRILLKSDDAAAAARTSVLARRWRHLWTLLPALYFFRPTDPRRIRSALAAHEAPVLQALVVIAQGDSPGSAGAWLPIAARRLSGPLVFRVLRRSIAKERAALKLPCFENATKIVLRLGFLRLALPPSGVFTRIHLLMLMEVRLRGPCGLGEAVSSQRCPSLRRLVVKDAHGLGDLTIHSECLLKLELFRLPDLQSLTVVAPALQLLKLDNCFALSSRQPVANISAPHLMWLAWMDDYDQNSVQLGEMGYLQSLVTQHFIMYGEDYHSSHNRNGVCLLRHFEHLHRLVLTLQCPKDIANKKYFMEQITRLPDIKLLELGITACGHSFGASLFHVMRMCTAIRALVLGLNVTLEDEAETVCPSDCICDQPPSWKTEELVLNRLEVVEISGFRGTEHEINAVKQICSWATVLRRMTVKFHDSITENKAEVLCELLVTFSRLGLDMVFIYRMK, encoded by the exons ATGGAGAAGATGCCGGaggagcggcggccgaagctctcCGGCGCCGCGGATGCCGGAGGCGGCGAGGACCGCCTCGGCAAGCTGCACGACGACATCCTCATCCGCATCCTCCTCAAGTCCGACGACGCAGCCGCAGCCGCTCGGACCAGCGTCCTCGCCCGCCGCTGGCGTCACCTCTGGACCCTTCTCCCGGCGCTCTACTTCTTCCGCCCGACCGACCCGCGCCGCATACGCTCtgccctcgccgcccacgaagCTCCGGTGCTCCAAGCGCTCGTCGTCATCGCGCAGGGCGACTCTCCCGGATCCGCGGgggcgtggcttcccattgccgcgCGCCGCCTCTCCGGCCCATTGGTTTTCCGCGTCCTGCGGCGGAGCATAGCTAAGGAAAGAGCCGCCTTGAAGCTGCCGTGCTTCGAGAACGCCACCAAAATCGTGCTGCGACTAGGGTTTCTCCGCCTCGCGCTGCCGCCTTCCGGTGTATTCACCCGGATCCATCTTCTCATGCTGATGGAAGTCCGGCTGCGTGGTCCGTGTGGGCTCGGCGAGGCTGTCTCCTCGCAGCGGTGCCCGTCCTTGCGGAGACTCGTCGTGAAGGATGCCCATGGTCTGGGCGACCTCACAATCCACTCAGAATGCCTTCTAAAATTGGAGCTATTTCGTCTGCCTGACTTGCAGAGTCTCACTGTCGTGGCGCCAGCACTCCAACTGTTAAAACTGGATAATTGCTTTGCTCTGAGTTCGAGGCAACCAGTTGCCAACATCTCAGCCCCTCATCTGATGTGGCTCGCGTGGATGGATGATTATGATCAAAACTCTGTCCAGCTTGGTGAGATGGGGTACCTGCAATCGCTTGTCACCCAACATTTTATCATGTATGGAGAGGATTACCATTCTTCACACAATCGCAATGGTGTGTGTCTTTTGCGGCACTTTGAGCACCTCCACCGTCTTGTTCTCACACTTCAATGTCCTAAG GACATAGCAAACAAGAAATACTTCATGGAGCAAATAACAAGGCTTCCTGACATTAAATTATTGGAACTGGGAATAACAGCATGTGGACATTCCTTTGGAGCCAGCTTATTCCATGTTATGAGGATGTGTACTGCAATAAGAGCGCTAGTTCTTGGACTTAATGTCACACTTGAAGATGAG GCAGAAACTGTGTGCCCGTCAGATTGCATTTGTGATCAGCCACCAAGCTGGAAAACCGAGGAACTCGTGCTGAATCGCCTCGAAGTGGTAGAAATCTCTGGCTTCAGAGGAACTGAACATGAAATTAATGCTGTGAAACAGATATGCAGTTGGGCAACCGTGCTAAGAAGGATGACAGTGAAGTTCCATGACTCGATCACTGAAAACAAGGCTGAAGTGCTCTGCGAGTTGTTAGTAACCTTCTCTAGGCTAGGATTAGACATGGTTTTTATTTATAGGATGAAGTGA